A stretch of the Panicum virgatum strain AP13 chromosome 9N, P.virgatum_v5, whole genome shotgun sequence genome encodes the following:
- the LOC120689574 gene encoding filament-like plant protein 4, with amino-acid sequence MDRRSWPWKKKSSERSSNTDASQSSNQAEQDEKVPKYVQISPERYSHLTESEEQIEILNAKIKVLNEKVAAAQSEMNTKDALVKQHAKVAEEAVSGWEQAEAEASALKFQLETITLSKLAAEERSAHLDGALKECMKQVRTVKEEGEQKLHDVVFAKTKHWEKIRAELEARLVEFEQDMIRAGAENDALSRSLEERANLLLKVNEEKAQAEAQIEVLKSTIQSGEKEINSLKYELHVVSKELDIRNEEKNMSVRLADVATKQHMEDVKKISKLEGECQRLRGLVRKKLPGPAALAQMKMEVDGWGRDPGDNRLRRSPSRSSALQYPMSPSPDYARENLQIMQKENELLTARLLSMDEETKMLKEALSKCNHELQASKNMCAKTSCKLRSMELHMSSANLYKSLTNSYVDTSASSQKESNPPSLTSMSEDGVDDARSCEESWSSTLVSEISRIKKDKAGKHNLTENSYQMGLMDDFLEMERLACLSSEAQECEGIVDKKVGKVIETLSSITKKESNDNSSPALQSPGSPFSSDNLIANCPLSKLHSRISALLSSQSSQNNVMKVLDDIRNILSDIEHDVESVNVNKLQHDDIFEVTDNGSSTKEAKPLGLMDHSLRNAILKIHEFVKLLIRQASELQGSSYYSVVFQKIEQFSTLVDEVLSGGNGLNEIIIALSEILLESGEFKLTLLGETANEVESNNVDCVDKVTLLENKIHHESSQDSVSGACSLMPHSSSDPDFEGPSLSDAFDVKTTVRICASEEYEKLKLEKRNIEMELTKCNEMIETTNLNFSEMEKNLVDLTSKLAACEKSNSLAETQLKCMAGSYKTLESQKVKLEEEIKVLQTKIDTLSADLAEERRSHQEDVAKYRDLMEHMERYEKSSLLIAEDSDIKQKKEKEIAAAADKLAACQETILLLGRQLQTLRPPPSESWSSAINTQLVGQFPEDQAGPAQSIHSKKPSGQFDADYIFSSAPGTGNVSPLSGYNPHKSPSNAAGSPYFTSPGNSKRPKHRSRSSSSSFSNQLPEKKGRGFSRLFSKGKSDR; translated from the exons ATGGATCGACGAAGCTGgccttggaagaagaaatcttcTGAAAGATCATCAAACACCGATGCGTCACAGAGTTCCAATCAAGCAGAACAG GATGAGAAAGTTCCAAAATATGTGCAGATTTCACCAGAAAGATATTCACATCTTACTGAATCAGAAGAACAAATCGAAATACTGAATGCAAAGATAAAGGTCTTGAATGAAAAAGTAGCTGCTGCACAAAGTGAGATGAACACCAAAGATGCCTTAGTAAAGCAGCATGCAAAAGTTGCTGAAGAAGCAGTATCAG GTTGGGAGCAAGCTGAGGCAGAGGCCTCGGCACTGAAATTTCAATTGGAAACTATAACTCTATCCAAGCTAGCAGCTGAGGAAAGATCTGCCCATTTGGATGGTGCTCTAAAAGAATGCATGAAGCAAGTGCGGACAGTGAAGGAAGAAGGTGAGCAGAAGCTGCATGATGTAGTGTTTGCAAAGACAAAACACTGGGAGAAAATAAGAGCTGAATTAGAAGCAAGGTTAGTCGAGTTTGAACAGGATATGATTAGAGCAGGTGCTGAGAATGATGCATTATCAAGATCTCTTGAAGAGCGGGCAAACTTGTTGTTGAAAGTTAACGAGGAGAAGGCTCAAGCAGAAGCCCAGATTGAAGTACTTAAGAGCACTATCCAGTCAGGTGAAAAGGAGATAAATTCATTAAAGTATGAACTACATGTTGTCTCTAAAGAGCTTGACATTCGCAATGAAGAGAAGAACATGAGTGTCCGTTTAGCTGATGTAGCAACCAAACAACATATGGAGGATGTCAAGAAAATATCAAAACTAGAAGGAGAATGTCAAAGATTACGTGGCCTTGTCCGCAAAAAGTTACCTGGGCCTGCTGCATTAGCTCAAATGAAGATGGAAGTTGATGGCTGGGGTAGAGATCCAGGAGACAACAGATTGCGGCGTTCCCCTTCAAGGAGTTCTGCACTCCAGTATCCTATGTCTCCATCTCCTGATTATGCTCGTGAAAACTTGCAAATCATGCAGAAAGAGAATGAACTTTTGACAGCACGTTTGTTGTCAATGGATGAAGAAACTAAGATGTTAAAAGAGGCATTGTCAAAATGCAACCACGAGCTACAGGCATCAAAAAACATGTGTGCTAAGACTTCATGTAAGCTCCGCAGCATGGAACTGCACATGTCGAGTGCTAATCTATACAAAAGCCTGACAAATTCATATGTTGATACCTCTGCATCAAGTCAGAAAGAAAGCAACCCACCAAGTTTGACTTCCATGTCTGAAGATGGTGTTGATGATGCAAGAAGTTGTGAGGAATCTTGGTCCAGTACTTTGGTGTCTGAAATCTCACGCATCAAGAAAGATAAAGCTGGTAAGCACAATTTGACTGAAAACTCCTATCAGATGGGCCTTATGGATGACTTCCTGGAGATGGAGAGATTGGCATGTCTGTCTTCTGAAGCTCAGGAGTGTGAGGGCATTGTCGATAAAAAGGTTGGTAAAGTTATTGAGACTCTCTCCTCTATCACTAAAAAAGAGAGCAACGATAATTCATCACCAGCTTTACAGTCACCAGGTTCTCCATTTAGTAGTGATAATCTGATTGCCAACTGTCCACTTTCGAAACTGCACTCAAGAATTTCTGCTTTGTTGAGCTCTCAATCATCGCAGAATAATGTTATGAAGGTGCTGGATGATATCAGGAATATCCTAAGTGACATTGAACATGATGTAGAATCTGTGAATGTAAACAAACTTCAGCATGATGACATTTTTGAAGTTACTGATAATGGATCTTCAACAAAGGAAGCCAAACCCTTGGGCCTTATGGATCATAGTCTAAGAAATGCCATTTTGAAGATTCATGAGTTTGTCAAGTTACTTATAAGACAAGCATCTGAGTTACAAGGAAGTTCTTACTATAGTGTTGTATTTCAGAAGATAGAACAGTTCTCCACGTTAGTTGATGAAGTTCTGTCTGGTGGTAATGGTTTAAATGAGATTATTATTGCATTATCTGAAATATTGCTAGAAAGTGGTGAGTTTAAACTCACATTGTTGGGGGAGACTGCTAATGAGGTAGAAAGCAATAATGTAGATTGTGTTGATAAAGTGACACTATTGGAAAACAAAATTCATCATGAGTCATCGCAAGATAGTGTATCTGGTGCTTGTTCCCTTATGCCACATTCATCTTCTGACCCTGATTTTGAGGGTCCGAGTCTTAGTGATGCATTTGATGTTAAAACTACAGTGAGGATATGCGCATCAGAGGAATATGAAAAACTGAAATTGGAAAAGAGAAATATAGAGATGGAATTAACAAAGTGCAATGAAATGATCGAAACTACAAATCTTAACTTTAGTGAGATGGAGAAAAACCTTGTAGACCTTACATCGAAGTTGGCAGCGTGTGAGAAATCAAATAGCTTGGCTGAAACACAATTAAAGTGTATGGCTGGATCATACAAAACACTTGAATCCCAGAAGGTGAAACtagaagaagaaataaaagttttacaGACAAAGATAGATACTTTATCAGCTGACCTTGCTGAAGAAAGACGAAGCCATCAGGAGGATGTAGCCAAGTATAGAGACCTCATGGAGCATATGGAAAG GTATGAGAAGAGTTCCTTACTCATAGCTGAGGATTCAGATATTAAACAGAAGAAG GAGAAAGAAATAGCTGCTGCAGCAGACAAACTTGCAGCGTGCCAGGAGACAATATTGCTCCTTGGTCGGCAGCTGCAAACTCTGCGCCCTCCTCCATCAGAATCATGGAGTTCTGCAATAAACACACAACTGGTGGGGCAGTTTCCAGAAGATCAAGCAGGACCAGCTCAAAGTATACATTCTAAGAAGCCGTCAGGTCAATTTGATGCAGATTATATATTCTCAAGTGCCCCAGGAACAGGAAATGTGTCTCCCCTGAGTGGTTATAATCCACACAAAAGTCCCTCTAATGCAGCTGGTAGCCCTTACTTTACTTCGCCAGGCAATTCTAAGCGTCCCAAGCATAGATCTagatcatcatcttcatcattttCTAACCAGTTACCAGAGAAAAAAGGTCGAGGATTCAGTCGGTTATTCTCAAAAGGCAAGAGTGACCGCTAA
- the LOC120693068 gene encoding glutathione S-transferase T3-like, translated as MTQEIESGLDVLTQHQGSGTKRGGNYHHDEDIQLCRSWSDITTDPITANDQSSKSYWARIADHFHDNKCFESDRTAASLEKRMGGILKDCMRFQGFYDEIERRHLSGVPYTEHIKEAQARYAQCDSKNNSFAFIHYSLEVRHTEKFLSPQETMKQSKRPCTSDKRATPAEAEGNEGGQDSTPTNSSMPPAKQGRPPSRKQSKEKLKRNGRGVDECIEVWGSFVQMKVEEAKQKEDRWKESTRLGERKIEESARIEQNEA; from the exons ATGACACAAGAAATTGAGTCGGGGTTGGATGTGCTGACGCAACATCAAGGCAGTGGAACCAAGAGAGGTGGCAACTACCACCACGATGAGGATATCCAGCTTTGCAGATCTTGGAGCGACATCACAACCGATCCCATCACTGCAAATGACCAGTCGAGCAAGTCGTATTGGGCAAGGATCGCTGACCACTTCCACGACAACAAATGTTTTGAGTCCGATAGGACTGCTGCTTCGCTCGAGAAAAGAATGGGAGGCATACTGAAGGACTGCATGAGATTTCAAGGATTCTACGACGAGATCGAGCGTCGACATCTAAGTGGTGTTCCTTACACTGAGCAT ATAAAAGAAGCTCAAGCTCGATATGCTCAATGTGACTCCAAAAACAACTCCTTCGCCTTCATCCACTACTCGTTGGAGGTTAGGCACACCGAGAAGTTCCTATCTCCGCAAGAGACCATGAAGCAATCAAAGAGGCCATGCACATCAGACAAGCGTGCTACACCAGCTGAAGCTGAAGGAAATGAAGGAGGTCAAGACTCGACACCAACTAACTCTTCCATGCCTCCTGCCAAGCAAGGTCGACCTCCGAGTCGGAAACAGTCGAAGGAGAAGCTGAAGAGGAATGGACGAGGAGTTGATGAGTGCATAGAGGTTTGGGGCAGCTTTGTTCAGATGAAGGTGGAagaagcaaaacaaaaagaagataGATGGAAAGAATCAACCAGGCTTGGGGAGAGGAAGATTGAAGAAAGTGCCAGGATTGAGCAGAACGAAGCTTGA